The Desmonostoc muscorum LEGE 12446 genome includes a region encoding these proteins:
- a CDS encoding acetyltransferase — MLLQLKGTSDLVKILEIEELLDPNSDVVHGQDQEGQEEQEPDTFKKENLVFPSGEDLPRCWLDAHYRTANA; from the coding sequence ATGCTGTTACAACTCAAAGGTACTAGTGATTTGGTAAAAATTCTGGAAATTGAAGAATTACTCGACCCTAATAGTGATGTTGTTCATGGACAAGACCAAGAAGGTCAAGAAGAACAGGAACCTGATACTTTTAAAAAAGAAAATCTCGTTTTTCCTTCTGGTGAAGATTTACCACGCTGTTGGTTAGATGCCCATTACCGAACTGCCAATGCTTAA
- a CDS encoding IS4 family transposase, whose amino-acid sequence MKLLEANPYRDCDFGDKRLTDRAVLIAEALKVKYGHPLSEIFQSASDLKRGYEFFSNPKTTFEKLTQPSFKQTAQEIYGIPIVLAVGDTTYLDYKKILEKRDDYGPTGNGGNGLILHSSLALDPDFGQPLGLLWEKLWHRQHKASPPPEETSTAKKKRLKKERLIAKNRAFKEKESYRWVEVFQKVNKLFKGLEMPDGGLLSRVIHVFDREGDIAEVFALQRKNKNTGVVVRAAHNRCLEGENSYLWEYVTSQKVQFIKEIELPETKKRKERTATLEIRYCPVSINPPSRLKKSGNFNVYALFATEINVPDGCEPITWMLLTSELITTQTEASQILRWYTYRWRIEEYHKILKSGCKAESYRLAGESMSTMLGFLTVIAAQLLRMTYLHRNSPHSSAELVLTKIQMDVLLASTPPKQKKQIQLTVDWAIRAIARLGGYLEHRKNSPIGIQVLWRGWLELETLCQGWLLHENLKSIY is encoded by the coding sequence ATGAAACTATTAGAAGCAAACCCGTACCGCGATTGTGATTTTGGTGACAAACGTCTGACCGACAGAGCAGTGTTAATTGCGGAGGCTTTAAAAGTAAAATATGGTCATCCTCTATCAGAAATATTTCAAAGCGCTAGTGACCTCAAACGTGGCTACGAATTCTTTTCTAACCCCAAAACAACTTTTGAGAAATTGACCCAACCATCTTTTAAACAGACGGCACAAGAGATTTATGGCATACCAATAGTATTAGCGGTAGGAGATACTACTTATCTGGATTATAAAAAAATATTAGAAAAAAGAGATGATTATGGGCCTACGGGCAATGGTGGGAACGGACTAATTTTACATAGTTCTTTAGCACTAGACCCAGACTTTGGTCAGCCACTAGGACTATTATGGGAGAAATTGTGGCATCGACAGCACAAAGCATCTCCACCACCAGAGGAAACATCTACGGCAAAAAAAAAGCGATTAAAAAAAGAACGTTTAATCGCCAAGAATAGAGCTTTTAAAGAGAAAGAATCTTATCGATGGGTTGAAGTTTTTCAGAAAGTAAACAAATTATTTAAAGGTTTAGAAATGCCTGATGGGGGACTACTCTCAAGAGTAATTCATGTCTTTGACCGTGAAGGAGATATTGCAGAAGTATTCGCACTTCAACGTAAAAATAAAAATACAGGTGTAGTTGTCAGAGCCGCTCACAATCGTTGTTTAGAAGGAGAAAACTCTTATCTATGGGAGTATGTAACATCCCAGAAAGTGCAGTTTATAAAAGAGATTGAATTACCTGAAACTAAAAAGCGAAAAGAAAGAACTGCCACCTTGGAGATCAGGTATTGTCCAGTATCAATAAATCCTCCTTCTCGGTTAAAAAAGTCAGGCAATTTTAACGTTTACGCGCTCTTTGCAACAGAAATTAATGTGCCAGATGGATGTGAGCCAATTACGTGGATGCTACTGACAAGCGAGTTAATAACAACACAGACAGAAGCATCTCAAATTCTTCGATGGTATACGTATCGCTGGCGGATAGAAGAATATCACAAAATACTAAAATCTGGCTGTAAAGCGGAAAGTTACCGCTTGGCAGGGGAGAGTATGTCAACAATGTTAGGTTTTTTAACAGTGATTGCGGCACAATTACTGCGAATGACTTATCTACACCGGAATTCCCCGCACAGTTCAGCAGAATTGGTGTTAACAAAAATACAAATGGACGTGCTACTTGCTAGTACTCCACCCAAACAAAAAAAGCAGATACAGCTTACAGTTGACTGGGCAATTAGAGCAATTGCACGTCTCGGCGGATACTTAGAACATAGGAAGAATAGCCCTATTGGGATACAAGTTTTGTGGCGAGGCTGGTTGGAATTAGAAACTTTATGCCAAGGTTGGTTGCTACATGAAAATCTAAAATCAATATATTGA
- a CDS encoding DUF6464 family protein, which produces MVRDRLSRTTLSFPHPVKSQSRLRMRQAAMNFPRMREGRNFTSPEGDRYYLEGVGYLIGDISCKFNARSGYIRCAVNPDGPCNGCRHYEPKELAGEKKA; this is translated from the coding sequence GTGGTTCGCGATAGATTATCGCGAACTACTCTTTCTTTTCCACATCCCGTGAAAAGTCAGTCGCGCTTACGGATGAGACAAGCAGCCATGAATTTTCCCAGGATGCGGGAAGGGCGAAACTTCACATCACCAGAGGGCGATCGCTATTATTTAGAAGGGGTGGGTTACCTGATTGGCGACATCAGCTGCAAGTTTAATGCGCGATCTGGCTATATCCGCTGTGCTGTGAATCCTGACGGGCCATGTAACGGTTGTCGTCACTACGAGCCAAAAGAATTAGCTGGTGAAAAAAAGGCGTAG
- a CDS encoding ABC transporter substrate-binding protein: MKKTFSGITALLSTCTLLLTGCGGDSSTVKSSPSSSPPTTATEAAATTGTLSGAIPIGIAVAQTSNVALLGQEQVAGVKIAEKYFNAKGGVNGTPIKLVFQDTSGDEAGAINAVQTLINKDKVIGIVGPTLSQQAFSADPVAERAKVPIIGPSNTAKNVPEIGDYVARVSAPVSVVAPNSVKAALKQNPQIKKVAVFYAQNDAFSKSETEIFQETVKDQGLELVTVQKFQTSDTDFQSQATNAINLKPDLVIISGLAADGGNLVRQLRELGYKGLIVGGNGLNTSNILPVCKALCDGVLIAQAYSPEHPGEINAAFRKAYTQEYKKEPPQFSAQAFAAVQVYVEALQALDKKSKVNKLQIPELRTQLNQQILSGTYNTPLGEIGFTPVGEVVQKDFYVAQIKMEKDGSQGKFTFLK; encoded by the coding sequence ATGAAAAAAACTTTTTCTGGGATAACAGCATTATTATCAACTTGCACTTTGCTACTGACGGGCTGCGGTGGTGATAGTTCCACTGTGAAAAGTTCTCCAAGTAGTAGTCCACCGACTACTGCAACTGAGGCCGCAGCAACCACGGGTACATTATCGGGTGCGATTCCCATCGGTATTGCCGTTGCCCAAACTAGCAATGTGGCATTATTGGGTCAAGAACAAGTGGCTGGAGTCAAAATTGCCGAGAAGTATTTCAATGCTAAAGGTGGTGTCAACGGCACTCCAATTAAATTGGTGTTTCAAGATACTAGCGGTGATGAAGCAGGAGCAATTAACGCTGTTCAAACTTTAATTAATAAAGATAAAGTCATTGGTATTGTTGGCCCAACTTTATCACAGCAAGCCTTTAGTGCTGACCCGGTTGCCGAGCGTGCGAAAGTACCAATAATTGGGCCATCAAATACTGCGAAAAATGTTCCTGAAATTGGTGATTATGTTGCTCGTGTTTCCGCACCAGTTTCTGTTGTCGCTCCTAATTCGGTGAAAGCTGCACTCAAACAAAACCCCCAAATTAAAAAAGTCGCAGTTTTCTATGCTCAAAATGATGCATTTAGCAAGTCAGAAACGGAGATTTTCCAGGAAACAGTTAAGGATCAAGGACTGGAATTAGTAACAGTCCAAAAGTTCCAAACCAGTGATACAGATTTTCAAAGCCAAGCTACCAATGCGATTAATCTTAAACCAGATTTAGTGATTATTTCTGGCTTGGCTGCTGATGGTGGTAATTTGGTGCGACAATTGCGGGAACTGGGTTATAAAGGTTTAATTGTTGGTGGTAATGGTCTAAATACATCGAATATATTGCCAGTTTGTAAGGCACTTTGTGATGGCGTATTGATTGCCCAAGCTTATAGTCCAGAACATCCAGGAGAAATTAACGCGGCATTTCGCAAAGCCTATACTCAGGAATATAAGAAAGAACCACCCCAATTTAGTGCCCAAGCTTTTGCAGCAGTGCAGGTTTATGTTGAAGCACTTCAAGCTTTAGATAAAAAGAGCAAAGTTAATAAATTACAAATACCAGAATTACGGACGCAATTAAATCAACAGATACTTAGCGGAACATACAATACCCCGCTGGGTGAAATTGGTTTCACTCCGGTGGGTGAGGTTGTGCAAAAAGATTTCTATGTAGCCCAAATCAAAATGGAAAAAGATGGAAGTCAAGGTAAATTTACATTTTTGAAATAA
- a CDS encoding branched-chain amino acid ABC transporter permease: MNISLLLQQLLNGLSIGSVYAIFALGYTLVYSILGIINLAHGAIFTLGAYFTYTLMGGSFGFNGLLANAALPIKLPFAIALILGSSLAGLVGVVMERVAFQPLRRQGSDPLLTVVSSLGVAVVIVNLIQYLVGAESYTYPANTYGNLPPSINFGTQEQEIPIRTVQIIIFAVSVVIVAILSYFINRTKYGKAMQAIAEDPTTASLLGINSDRFIILTFFISSFLAGLAGTLVASSVSIAGPYFGIAFGLRGLAVIVLGGLGSIPGAVLGGLLIGLVEAFVPAEYSGYKDAVAYGILFIMLLVRPQGLLGRRFIQKV; encoded by the coding sequence ATGAATATCAGTCTATTGTTGCAGCAATTATTAAATGGCTTATCCATTGGCAGTGTATATGCAATTTTTGCTTTAGGATATACCTTGGTTTATTCTATTTTGGGCATCATTAATTTAGCTCATGGGGCGATTTTCACCTTGGGTGCATATTTCACCTATACACTCATGGGTGGTAGCTTTGGATTTAACGGCTTATTAGCTAATGCAGCCTTGCCGATAAAATTACCATTTGCTATAGCCTTGATTTTAGGAAGTAGCTTGGCGGGATTGGTAGGGGTGGTGATGGAACGAGTTGCTTTTCAACCTCTGCGGCGTCAAGGATCTGATCCTTTGCTAACTGTTGTTTCCAGCTTGGGCGTAGCAGTGGTAATTGTGAATTTAATCCAATATTTAGTAGGCGCAGAAAGTTACACTTATCCAGCAAATACTTATGGGAATTTACCACCTTCTATTAACTTTGGTACTCAAGAACAGGAAATTCCCATTCGCACCGTTCAAATCATAATTTTTGCTGTATCAGTGGTGATTGTGGCAATTCTCAGCTATTTTATCAATCGCACTAAATATGGTAAAGCAATGCAGGCGATCGCGGAAGATCCAACCACTGCTAGTTTATTAGGAATTAATAGCGATCGCTTTATCATTTTAACATTCTTCATCAGCAGTTTTTTAGCAGGATTAGCGGGAACTTTAGTTGCTTCTAGTGTTAGTATTGCTGGCCCTTATTTCGGCATTGCCTTTGGTTTGAGAGGTTTAGCGGTGATTGTCTTGGGTGGTTTGGGTAGTATTCCCGGCGCAGTTTTAGGAGGATTACTCATTGGATTAGTTGAAGCTTTCGTGCCAGCGGAATATTCCGGTTACAAAGATGCTGTCGCCTATGGAATATTATTTATCATGTTGTTAGTTAGACCCCAAGGCTTGCTAGGACGGCGATTTATTCAGAAAGTTTAA
- a CDS encoding Uma2 family endonuclease yields the protein MKTYTKQKLTFDDFLEQCPESGLYELVDGEIVEVRATRNHNDVADFILFAFKDEIKRLNLNYVVKNTAVLKTITTNGIEQGRKPDVSVIDKDVWRSNRSAYSALEESIQLAIEVTSTNWEDDYIDKLDEYQRLGITEYWIIDYLAIGSREYLGNPKVPTVFVFLLNAEGKYQCTHFRGSERIVSRTFPELALTAEQILTA from the coding sequence ATGAAAACATACACCAAACAAAAATTAACTTTCGATGATTTTTTGGAACAGTGTCCAGAGTCAGGTTTATATGAACTTGTGGATGGAGAAATTGTAGAAGTGCGTGCAACTAGAAATCATAATGATGTCGCTGATTTTATATTGTTTGCTTTCAAAGATGAAATTAAACGTCTAAATCTGAATTACGTAGTAAAAAACACAGCAGTTTTGAAAACTATAACCACCAATGGAATAGAACAAGGGCGCAAGCCTGATGTTAGTGTAATAGATAAAGATGTATGGCGCTCAAATCGTTCTGCTTATTCTGCACTTGAAGAATCCATTCAGTTAGCTATAGAAGTAACATCAACTAATTGGGAAGATGACTACATTGATAAATTAGATGAATATCAACGGTTAGGTATTACAGAATATTGGATTATAGATTATTTGGCAATTGGTTCAAGGGAGTATTTGGGAAATCCAAAAGTTCCGACTGTGTTTGTTTTTCTCCTAAATGCTGAGGGGAAATACCAATGTACACACTTTCGAGGTTCCGAACGAATCGTGTCACGAACTTTTCCTGAACTGGCGCTGACAGCAGAGCAAATATTAACAGCTTGA
- a CDS encoding branched-chain amino acid ABC transporter permease has translation MAEFFSTYESPIVYMVLEALLGLSLYLPLMAGQLSLASPGFYALGGYIAAILSTKVFPSSNNLFPIPLLLLEMLIAGLISSILAVIVGIPALRLRGIYLAIATIAFVEVLRVVSLNLDITGGAVGIFGIPQPFQSQLEYLWIALPLLLISMVLFYRLERIRTGRAFIAIREDELAASAMGIKPTYYKVLAFTLGAILAGIVGVISAHFLNTWNARQGTFDASITYLTIVLIGGSRTFLGSVVGAIVLKVLLEIILRRVADIAGLPTWLAQFLRDGRLIIYGLLIVLGTIFFPQGFVTPDILKKLKSQLRKLILKTSRQTN, from the coding sequence ATGGCTGAATTTTTTTCCACTTATGAATCACCAATAGTCTACATGGTATTGGAGGCTTTATTAGGATTATCGCTTTATTTACCACTGATGGCTGGACAATTGTCTTTGGCTAGTCCTGGATTTTATGCTTTAGGCGGATATATTGCAGCAATTTTATCGACAAAAGTTTTCCCATCTAGTAATAATTTATTTCCGATTCCATTACTTTTATTGGAGATGTTGATTGCTGGTTTAATTTCCAGTATATTGGCTGTAATAGTCGGAATTCCGGCATTGCGGTTGCGGGGAATTTATTTAGCGATCGCCACTATCGCTTTTGTAGAAGTATTGCGAGTTGTATCCTTAAATCTAGATATTACAGGCGGTGCCGTCGGGATTTTTGGTATTCCTCAACCATTCCAAAGCCAACTTGAATATTTGTGGATTGCTTTACCATTACTATTAATTAGTATGGTATTATTTTACCGTTTAGAACGCATTCGCACAGGTAGGGCATTCATCGCCATCCGCGAAGATGAATTAGCTGCCAGTGCAATGGGAATTAAGCCCACTTACTACAAAGTTTTAGCCTTTACTCTCGGAGCCATTCTTGCCGGCATTGTAGGTGTAATCAGCGCTCATTTTCTCAATACATGGAATGCTCGACAAGGTACTTTTGATGCCAGTATTACCTATTTAACGATTGTGTTAATTGGTGGTTCTAGAACTTTTTTAGGTTCTGTGGTAGGTGCGATTGTCCTGAAAGTTTTATTAGAAATTATTTTGCGAAGAGTTGCTGATATAGCGGGTTTACCCACTTGGTTAGCCCAATTTTTACGCGATGGTAGATTAATTATTTATGGTTTATTAATAGTCTTAGGAACTATATTCTTTCCCCAAGGATTTGTAACTCCAGATATTTTGAAAAAGCTTAAAAGTCAATTAAGAAAATTAATTTTAAAAACATCAAGACAGACAAATTAA
- a CDS encoding ABC transporter ATP-binding protein, with protein sequence MTNNIILEAKSLTRRFGGLVAVNNVSFTVNQYEIFGLIGPNGAGKTTLFNLITAFISLSSGELRYQGANISQLRPHQIAGLGIARTFQNIRLFGELSALENVIIARHLHNKSNVLTGVLGLPPARREEKKSRRKALQLLEMVGLSDRAGEKAKNFAYGDQRRLEIARALALEPQILLLDEPAAGMNPNEKQQLSEFIRSLREQFSLTIVLIEHHVPLVMGLCDRIAVLDFGQLIALGEPAVVRNDPAVIEAYLGNE encoded by the coding sequence ATGACAAATAACATTATTTTAGAAGCCAAATCACTGACTCGCCGCTTTGGAGGTTTAGTGGCGGTGAATAATGTATCTTTTACAGTCAATCAATATGAGATTTTTGGACTGATTGGCCCTAACGGCGCTGGGAAAACAACACTGTTTAATTTGATTACAGCTTTTATTTCCCTTTCTAGTGGAGAATTACGCTATCAAGGTGCTAATATTTCCCAACTACGCCCGCATCAAATTGCAGGTTTAGGTATCGCTCGAACTTTTCAAAATATTCGCTTATTTGGTGAATTATCAGCGTTGGAAAATGTAATAATTGCCCGACATTTGCATAATAAAAGTAATGTATTAACAGGAGTTTTGGGATTACCACCAGCGCGTCGAGAAGAGAAAAAAAGTAGGCGAAAAGCTTTACAATTATTGGAGATGGTCGGCTTGAGCGATCGCGCTGGTGAAAAAGCTAAAAACTTCGCCTATGGTGATCAACGCCGCCTAGAAATTGCCCGTGCGTTAGCCCTAGAACCGCAAATTTTACTTCTTGATGAACCGGCTGCGGGAATGAACCCCAATGAAAAGCAACAACTGAGTGAATTTATCCGTAGTCTGCGAGAACAGTTTAGTTTAACAATTGTGCTGATTGAACACCATGTACCATTAGTGATGGGTTTGTGCGATCGCATTGCTGTGTTAGATTTTGGACAGTTGATTGCTTTGGGTGAACCAGCTGTAGTTAGAAATGATCCGGCTGTGATTGAAGCTTATTTGGGTAATGAGTAA
- a CDS encoding DUF4351 domain-containing protein, with the protein MAKAADIGGKRLINLAPDAWVQWVTQRPEVVAKEILGSEFQWISRETDVLVKAYSPTHGDFLVLNELQLRYTAHMPLRMRAYTALAHERYRLPIYPVLVNILPPPSSLTIVSSYEQEFLGLRAIQDYRVINLWEVDAEIVFGQPLPSLLPFVPILRGGAEASVVQRALQVLRADAQLDQLESLLAFFASFVLDTPLVQQIMRWDMAVLRESPWYQEILTEGLQQGLQQGLQQGLQQGVKRQLIRVLQQRFGEIPREVEVRLEGESVEKLESLMDSAIAVNSLEEFITALSA; encoded by the coding sequence GTGGCAAAAGCAGCAGATATTGGTGGCAAGCGACTAATTAATTTAGCTCCCGATGCATGGGTGCAGTGGGTGACACAGCGTCCTGAAGTCGTGGCAAAAGAAATTCTTGGTTCGGAGTTTCAATGGATTAGCCGCGAAACAGATGTTTTGGTGAAAGCATACAGTCCTACTCACGGAGATTTTCTGGTATTAAATGAACTACAGTTGCGTTATACAGCACATATGCCATTACGTATGAGAGCCTATACTGCCTTGGCACATGAACGCTACCGACTGCCAATTTACCCAGTACTCGTCAACATCTTACCGCCTCCATCTAGCTTAACTATTGTCAGTAGTTACGAGCAGGAATTTTTGGGATTACGTGCTATTCAAGATTATCGCGTAATTAATTTGTGGGAAGTGGACGCAGAAATAGTCTTTGGGCAACCACTACCGTCGTTGTTACCGTTTGTGCCCATTCTGCGAGGAGGCGCAGAAGCATCAGTAGTGCAACGGGCATTACAGGTACTACGAGCAGATGCACAGTTAGATCAATTAGAATCGTTGCTGGCATTTTTTGCTAGCTTTGTGTTAGACACACCTTTAGTGCAACAAATCATGAGGTGGGATATGGCAGTATTGCGAGAATCGCCTTGGTATCAAGAAATTTTAACTGAAGGACTCCAGCAAGGACTCCAGCAAGGACTCCAGCAAGGACTTCAACAAGGTGTAAAACGGCAGTTAATCCGAGTATTGCAACAACGCTTTGGCGAAATTCCCCGTGAGGTGGAAGTAAGGCTTGAGGGCGAAAGTGTGGAAAAATTAGAAAGTTTAATGGATAGTGCGATCGCAGTAAATTCTTTAGAAGAATTTATCACAGCTTTGTCTGCTTAA
- a CDS encoding ABC transporter ATP-binding protein produces the protein MNADTRPNYTILEIQELDVNYGGIQALKKINLMIKKGEVVTLIGANGAGKTTTLRAISKIVNPKSGVIIYDGRNITRCQAHEVVQLGIAHCPEGRRVLARQTVLDNLLLGAYIRSNKSEIKADIDRQFELFPRLSQRRNQLAGTLSGGEQQMLAIARALMSRPKLLLLDEPSLGLAPAIVREIFSIIENLRATGVTILLVEQNANLALQIADRGYVLEAGSITLTGAASELISDERLKKAYLG, from the coding sequence ATGAACGCTGATACTAGACCAAATTACACTATTTTAGAAATTCAAGAACTGGATGTAAATTATGGCGGTATTCAAGCTCTGAAGAAAATTAATTTAATGATTAAAAAAGGCGAGGTAGTTACTTTAATTGGCGCTAATGGTGCTGGGAAAACTACTACACTGAGGGCTATATCTAAAATAGTTAATCCGAAAAGTGGTGTAATTATTTATGATGGACGAAATATTACGCGCTGCCAAGCTCATGAAGTTGTGCAATTAGGTATTGCTCATTGTCCAGAAGGACGAAGAGTATTAGCGCGGCAAACAGTATTGGATAATTTACTTTTGGGTGCTTATATTCGCTCAAACAAATCAGAAATCAAAGCAGATATTGACCGTCAATTTGAGCTATTTCCACGTTTGTCGCAAAGACGCAATCAACTAGCAGGAACCTTGAGCGGTGGTGAACAACAAATGTTAGCGATCGCTCGTGCTTTAATGAGTAGACCAAAACTGTTACTTTTAGATGAACCTAGCTTAGGTTTAGCACCTGCGATCGTCCGGGAAATTTTCTCGATTATTGAAAATCTGCGGGCTACCGGTGTGACTATTTTGTTAGTTGAACAAAACGCTAATCTTGCTCTACAAATTGCAGATAGAGGTTATGTTCTAGAAGCTGGTTCTATCACTTTAACAGGTGCAGCATCAGAATTAATTAGTGATGAGCGACTGAAAAAAGCTTATTTAGGATGA
- the petN gene encoding cytochrome b6-f complex subunit PetN yields MEILTLGWVSLLVVFTWSIAMVVWGRNGL; encoded by the coding sequence ATGGAGATTTTGACACTAGGTTGGGTATCACTGTTAGTTGTGTTCACTTGGTCAATTGCAATGGTAGTCTGGGGACGTAACGGACTGTAG